The Nostoc sp. 'Peltigera membranacea cyanobiont' N6 genome contains the following window.
CGTTCAGTGGTAGCTTCAGCTACGATAATTCGACCTTAAAAGGCATTGGAGTTGAAGAGTTGGGAGTTACTCAGGGATTAAAGGCTTGTTTTAACTATCTTGGACGTAACTATAGCGAGAGTGACGATCGTGACTATCCTACCTTCCCGAAACTAGTTTTTGAGAATGGCTTAATCAAACAACTAGACTTTTGGTTACAACCAGAAAAGCGTGTTGTCTGGTGGAATTTACCTGGATGGGAAGTTAAGTATACGCAGCGTCAAGCTTCTGCCCCTACCGTTCTAAATTGCCAAAAACGCTAAAGCGATACCTACGGTGAGCTACGCTAACGCACTTTCTTGCTAGTGCCGGCGACTTTTCCCCACAATACCAAGAAGTCAAGAAGTCTATTTTTTAGTGACCCAAGGAATATGTATAGCGGTTCTTAGTTGAGTGAGGTACAAGAACCCCACCCCCAACCCCCTCCCCGCAAGCTATGAGGGGACTATGATGTACCTCATGTGATTAGGAAACGCTATAACGCAAGTTTTGATTGAAAAATCTCGAAAAAATTAGGTTAGATATTGCTTGGGTTAAGGCTGACCAAGAAAGTCCTGTTTGCCAAGTTCGACACCGCAGTGTCTGAGAATGTTATATGCTGTTGTGACATGGAAATAAAGGTTTGGTAAAACAAAATGGAACAGATATGGCATTCCTTGAAAAGATAAAGTCTTGTCACGCATTTGTAGGGTAATTTCTCTTTCTTCTGAACCGTCAATTTGTTCAGGTTTAAACGTATTTAAATGAGAGATAGTTTTTTGAATGCGGTCAATAAGTTGAGGGAATGTAGTTTCATTATCCTCAAATTGGAGTGGTTCTATAAGAGCTAATCGTGCAGCACCTCTATTTACAATATCAGAGGCAATTTGTACTTGTTTTGATAACGGAAACATATCTGGGGATAGACGACTATTTATAAACACAGAAGGATCTATTTTTTTAGTTTCCGCATAAGTAGCACCTTTTTGCAGAATATTTATCAGATTATTCAGTGTGCGAATAGATACAGGTATTGAAGCTTGGTACATTGAAATGGTCATTGAGATTTCTCCACAAAAAGTTCAAACGACTTTGAGCCGTCCCATCTAATATTAGGGGGTATTGACTGTGATACTGTG
Protein-coding sequences here:
- a CDS encoding DUF1993 domain-containing protein; translated protein: MTISMYQASIPVSIRTLNNLINILQKGATYAETKKIDPSVFINSRLSPDMFPLSKQVQIASDIVNRGAARLALIEPLQFEDNETTFPQLIDRIQKTISHLNTFKPEQIDGSEEREITLQMRDKTLSFQGMPYLFHFVLPNLYFHVTTAYNILRHCGVELGKQDFLGQP